The Brassica oleracea var. oleracea cultivar TO1000 chromosome C6, BOL, whole genome shotgun sequence genome includes a region encoding these proteins:
- the LOC106300459 gene encoding chlorophyllide a oxygenase, chloroplastic-like, whose protein sequence is MNAAVFTSSALSLPISFCKTRSSQVTRKKGEFRVFAVFGEDSGLVEKKNQWGHLFDVEDPRSKTPPPPYKGKGKFMDVNQALEVARLDIQYLDWRARQDLLTIMLLHDKVVDVLNPLAREYKSIGTVKKELAGLQEELAKAHQQVHISEARVSTALEKLAHMEELVNDRLLPVRVATESDRPSYSTSVQDSDRVGGKSLNVSGPVQPYSPHLKNFWYPVAFTADLKHDTMVPIDCFEQPWVIFRGEDGKPGCVRNTCAHRACPLDLGSVNNGRIQCPYHGWEYSTDGKCTKMPSTKLLNVKIKSIPCLEQDGMVWVWPGDEPPSPTLPSLQPPSGFVIHAELVMDLPVEHGLLLDNLLDLAHAPFTHTSTFAKGWSVPSLVKFLTPSSGLQGYWDPYPIDMEFKPPCIVLSTIGISKPGKLEGKSTEQCATHLHQLHVCLPSSRNKTRLLYRMSLDFAPILKNLPFMEHLWRHFAEQVLNEDLRLVLGQQERMLNGANIWNLPVAYDKLGVRYRLWRNAVDRGDDKLPFSG, encoded by the exons ATGAACGCCGCCGTGTTTACGTCTTCTGCTTTATCTCTACCCATATCCTTCTGTAAAACTAGATCATCTCAAGTCACCAGAAAGAAG GGAGAGTTCAGGGTTTTTGCTGTGTTTGGGGAAGATAGTGGGTTAGTTGAGAAAAAGAATCAATGGGGGCATTTGTTTGATGTGGAGGATCCTAGATCAAAAACTCCTCCTCCTCCTTATAAAGGCAAAGGCAAGTTCATGGATGTAAACCAAGCGCTTGAAGTTGCTAGGCTCGATATCCAATATCTGGATTGGCGTGCTCGTCAAGATCTTCTTACCATCATGCTCCTTCACGACAAG GTCGTTGATGTACTGAATCCTCTAGCTCGTGAGTACAAGTCTATTGGTACTGTGAAGAAAGAACTTGCTGGATTGCAGGAAGAACTAGCGAAAGCACACCAACAG GTTCATATATCAGAAGCGAGGGTTTCAACTGCTCTAGAAAAGTTAGCTCACATGGAAGAATTGGTTAATGATAGGTTGTTACCAGTTAGAGTTGCGACAGAATCAGACAGACCTTCCTATTCAACCTCAGTCCAGGACTCAGACAGGGTTGGTGGGAAAAGCTTGAATGTTTCTGGTCCCGTTCAGCCTTATAGTCCACACTTGAAGAACTTTTGGTATCCCGTTGCTTTCACTGCAGATCTTAAGCATGACACGATG GTACCAATTGACTGCTTTGAGCAACCATGGGTTATCTTCAGAGGGGAAGATGGGAAACCAGGATGTGTACGGAACACATGTGCACATAGAGCGTGTCCTCTTGATCTTGGCTCGGTGAACAATGGTCGTATCCAGTGTCCTTACCACG GATGGGAATACTCAACTGATGGAAAGTGTACGAAGATGCCATCTACAAAGCTACTGAATGTGAAGATAAAATCGATACCTTGTCTTGAACAAGACGGCATGGTCTGGGTTTGGCCCGGTGATGAGCCACCTTCACCCACACTTCCTTCTTTACAGCCTCCATCAGGGTTTGTAATCCATGCCGAG CTTGTAATGGACCTACCGGTGGAACACGGGTTGCTACTAGATAATCTCTTGGATCTTGCGCATGCTCCATTCACTCACACATCTACTTTTGCAAAAGGCTGGAGTGTCCCAAG CTTGGTAAAGTTCTTAACACCATCTTCAGGTCTTCAAGGATACTGGGATCCGTATCCAATCGATATGGAATTTAAACCACCTTGTATCGTGTTATCGACAATAGGAATCTCAAAACCAGGGAAGCTAGAGGGAAAGAGCACCGAGCAGTGTGCAACACATCTTCATCAACTCCATGTTTGTTTACCTTCTTCGAGAAACAAGACAAGACTTCTATACCGAATGTCACTAGACTTTGCTCCAATATTGAAGAATCTACCATTCATGGAACATCTCTGGAGACATTTCGCTGAACAG GTCTTAAATGAAGATCTACGGTTGGTTTTGGGACAGCAAGAAAGGATGTTGAATGGTGCAAATATATGGAACTTACCTGTTGCTTATGACAAGCTCGGAGTTCGGTATAGACTATGGAGGAACGCTGTAGATCGTGGTGATGATAAATTACCTTTCTCAGGCTAA
- the LOC106297140 gene encoding chlorophyllide a oxygenase, chloroplastic-like: MNAAVFTSSALSLPISFCKTRSSQVTRKKGEFRVFAVFGEDSGLVEKKNQWGHLFDVEDPRSKTPPPPYKGKGKFMDVNQALEVARLDIQYLDWRARQDLLTIMLLHDKVCFSPQYLSSTLTSQHITPHRSSGSCGRRVMQRSLITRRSRRWK; the protein is encoded by the exons ATGAACGCCGCCGTGTTTACGTCTTCTGCTTTATCTCTACCCATATCCTTCTGTAAAACTAGATCATCTCAAGTCACCAGAAAGAAG GGAGAGTTCAGGGTTTTTGCTGTGTTTGGGGAAGATAGTGGGTTAGTTGAGAAAAAGAATCAATGGGGGCATTTGTTTGATGTGGAGGATCCTAGATCAAAAACTCCTCCTCCTCCTTATAAAGGCAAAGGCAAGTTCATGGATGTAAACCAAGCGCTTGAAGTTGCTAGGCTCGATATCCAATATCTGGATTGGCGTGCTCGTCAAGATCTTCTTACCATCATGCTCCTTCACGACAAGGTTTGTTTCTCACCACAGTATCTATCATCTACATTGACCTCTCAGCATATTACACCCCATCGATCATCTGGTTCCTGTGGAAGGCGCGTAATGCAAAGGTCTTTGATAACAAGGAGATCTCGCCGATGGAAGTGA